A window of the Methyloprofundus sp. genome harbors these coding sequences:
- a CDS encoding RNA-directed DNA polymerase codes for MLFEQVLSSDNLRNAWQRVKQNKGAAGVDGLTIEDYPVWIHQHWADIQRGLQQGYYCPLPVKRVEIPKPNGGIRLLGIPSVHDRVIQQAITQVLQPLIDPDFSDHSHGFRPNRSAHDAVKSVQKGIKDGYGYAVDIDLSKFFDKVDHDLLMNRLGKWVTDKQLLVLIGKYLRADVSIQGKREPTRRGVPQGGPLSPLLANIMLDDLDRYLESKDYRFARYADDFVISVKSLQEGERVKAEVTAYLETLKLPINTEKSQVVSSKQLNFLGFAFKGKKIVWSPKSLANFKHRVRELTGRSWGVSWIYRYEKLRQTIQGWGNYFGLSEYYRPIPLLDQWIRRRIRMCYLKQWRRIRTRIRNLMRLGVSKSVAISLGMSSKGYYRLAKTKAVQIALNNKWLKSQGLVSIEEQWVKFHYS; via the coding sequence ATGTTATTTGAACAAGTATTATCCTCCGACAACCTACGCAACGCATGGCAACGTGTGAAGCAAAATAAAGGAGCAGCAGGTGTCGATGGGTTAACGATTGAAGATTACCCCGTGTGGATACATCAGCACTGGGCGGATATTCAACGAGGATTGCAACAAGGCTATTATTGCCCGTTGCCTGTTAAGCGCGTGGAAATACCTAAGCCCAATGGCGGTATACGCCTATTAGGCATTCCTAGCGTACATGACAGAGTGATCCAGCAAGCCATCACACAAGTTTTACAGCCACTTATAGATCCTGATTTTTCAGATCATAGTCATGGGTTCCGTCCAAACCGCTCTGCACACGATGCTGTTAAATCGGTGCAGAAAGGAATCAAAGACGGCTATGGCTATGCCGTGGATATTGATTTATCCAAGTTTTTCGACAAAGTCGATCATGACTTATTGATGAACCGACTCGGCAAATGGGTGACTGATAAACAACTGCTGGTACTGATTGGAAAATATCTGCGTGCTGATGTGAGCATTCAAGGAAAGCGAGAGCCAACACGCCGTGGCGTGCCACAAGGTGGACCGCTATCGCCCTTACTCGCGAACATTATGCTGGATGATCTTGATCGTTATTTAGAAAGCAAAGACTATCGTTTTGCACGTTACGCGGATGATTTTGTTATCAGCGTCAAATCCTTACAAGAAGGAGAACGAGTTAAAGCCGAAGTCACCGCTTATCTAGAAACGCTCAAGCTTCCTATCAACACAGAGAAAAGCCAAGTGGTCAGTAGCAAACAGCTTAACTTTCTTGGCTTTGCTTTTAAAGGCAAGAAGATAGTCTGGAGTCCGAAAAGTTTAGCCAACTTCAAACATCGCGTTCGTGAATTAACGGGGCGTTCGTGGGGAGTGAGCTGGATTTATCGGTATGAAAAACTCAGGCAGACTATTCAAGGCTGGGGAAACTACTTTGGGTTGAGCGAATATTACCGACCGATTCCGTTACTGGATCAATGGATACGGCGACGTATCAGGATGTGCTATTTAAAACAATGGCGTAGGATACGCACTCGTATCCGCAACCTAATGCGATTAGGCGTGTCCAAATCAGTGGCAATTAGTTTAGGTATGAGCTCAAAGGGATATTACCGCCTAGCGAAAACCAAGGCGGTACAGATTGCTTTAAATAACAAATGGCTCAAATCGCAAGGTTTAGTCTCGATTGAAGAGCAATGGGTTAAGTTCCATTATTCATAA